One Citricoccus sp. K5 DNA window includes the following coding sequences:
- a CDS encoding glucose-6-phosphate dehydrogenase assembly protein OpcA encodes MIVEVQDTTTSQVAKEMNRLREAGGVVALGRVLTLIISTSPDHAEEAILAANLASREHPCRIIVLAAGDAAAPTRLDAEIRVGGDAGASDVVILHGSGSNAEESESLIGALLLPDAPIVVWWPHSAPEIPADSALGRIAHRRITDTATAPSPRRALMHLRQTYRGGDTDLSWTRLTGWRIQLAAILDGLDSAEILSVTVDGAEDSPSTMLLAAWLTRCLGVPVTMAHSKAGQGMRSVRLRRQRGDVVLSRPAGDVASLYQQGRPIQHISLPRRSDQDCLAEELRRLDPDEVFGDVVVNGLPLTDLKAVLPSDR; translated from the coding sequence ATGATCGTCGAGGTCCAGGACACCACCACATCCCAGGTCGCCAAGGAGATGAACCGCCTGCGCGAGGCCGGGGGCGTCGTCGCGCTCGGCCGGGTGCTGACGCTGATCATCTCCACCTCGCCGGACCATGCCGAGGAGGCCATCCTGGCCGCCAACCTGGCCAGCCGCGAGCACCCCTGCCGGATCATCGTGCTGGCTGCCGGGGATGCCGCAGCTCCCACCCGGCTGGATGCGGAGATCCGGGTGGGCGGTGACGCCGGGGCCTCCGACGTGGTCATCCTCCACGGCTCCGGCTCCAATGCGGAGGAGTCCGAGTCACTCATCGGCGCCCTGCTGCTGCCGGACGCCCCGATCGTGGTCTGGTGGCCCCACTCCGCCCCGGAGATCCCGGCCGACTCGGCCCTGGGGCGCATCGCGCACCGCCGCATCACGGACACGGCCACGGCGCCCTCGCCCCGGAGGGCATTGATGCACCTGCGCCAGACCTACCGGGGCGGGGACACCGACCTGTCCTGGACCCGGCTGACCGGATGGCGCATTCAGCTGGCCGCGATCCTGGACGGGCTGGACTCCGCCGAGATCCTCTCCGTCACCGTGGACGGGGCCGAGGACTCCCCCTCGACCATGCTGCTGGCCGCCTGGCTCACCCGCTGCCTCGGGGTCCCCGTCACCATGGCCCATTCCAAGGCGGGTCAGGGCATGCGCTCCGTCCGGCTGCGGCGCCAGCGGGGCGACGTGGTGTTGTCCCGGCCTGCCGGAGATGTGGCCTCCCTGTACCAGCAGGGCCGGCCGATCCAGCACATCTCCCTGCCACGGCGCAGCGACCAGGACTGCCTGGCAGAGGAGCTGCGCCGGCTGGACCCGGACGAGGTCTTCGGCGATGTGGTGGTCAACGGGCTGCCCCTGACCGATCTGAAAGCGGTGTTGCCCAGTGACCGATGA
- a CDS encoding superoxide dismutase, whose protein sequence is MAEFTLPELDYDYSALEPHISAKIMELHHSKHHATYVKGANTALEKLAAARESGDFATVNQFSKDLAFNLGGHTNHSIFWKNLSPNGGDKPEGELAAAIDEFFGSFDKFQAHFTAAALGIQGSGWAVLAYEPIGGNLVIEQFYDQQNGVPVATIPLFQLDMWEHAFYLDYQNVKADYVKAIWNIVNWADVSARFEAARAGASKLITP, encoded by the coding sequence ATGGCTGAATTCACCCTGCCGGAACTTGATTATGACTACAGCGCGCTGGAGCCCCACATCTCGGCGAAGATCATGGAGCTGCACCACTCCAAACACCACGCCACCTATGTGAAGGGTGCCAACACCGCCCTCGAGAAGCTGGCCGCCGCCCGCGAGAGCGGCGATTTCGCCACCGTCAACCAGTTCTCCAAGGACCTGGCGTTCAACCTGGGTGGGCACACCAACCACTCCATCTTCTGGAAGAACCTGTCCCCGAACGGCGGGGACAAGCCCGAGGGCGAACTGGCCGCGGCGATCGACGAGTTCTTCGGCTCCTTCGACAAGTTCCAGGCCCACTTCACCGCCGCCGCGCTGGGCATCCAGGGCTCCGGCTGGGCCGTGCTCGCCTACGAGCCGATCGGCGGCAACTTGGTCATCGAGCAGTTCTACGATCAGCAGAACGGCGTCCCCGTGGCCACCATCCCGCTGTTCCAGCTGGACATGTGGGAGCACGCCTTCTACCTCGACTACCAGAACGTCAAGGCGGACTACGTCAAGGCCATCTGGAACATCGTGAACTGGGCGGACGTCTCGGCCCGCTTCGAGGCCGCCCGCGCCGGCGCCTCCAAGCTCATCACCCCCTGA
- the pgk gene encoding phosphoglycerate kinase: MTAKTLDDLLEAGVAGRHVLVRSDLNVPLEDGAVADDGRIRASLPVITALADAGARVVVMAHLGRPKGTADPAFSLRPAAERMAELAGREVRLAADVTGASAREESANLPDGGILLLENVRFDPRETSKDEAERAALAAEMAALTDGSGSSESAQATQGAYVDDAFGAVHRRHASVYDIAGLLPSYQGGLVFRELDVLSRLTGEPDRPYVVVLGGSKVSDKLAVIDNLMDRADTLLIGGGMLFTFLKAQGHEVGASLLEEDQIPVVTEYLARAEKGGCRIVLPTDIVMASAFAADAEHEVLPVEALTSGAHGASALGLDIGPETRVAFGEEIRRAETVFWNGPMGVFEFEAFAHGTRTVAQSLTESTGLTVVGGGDSAAAVRALGFDDEQFGHISTGGGASLEYLEGKSLPGIDALERSATGHGMNHSAGPDAAQAGA, encoded by the coding sequence ATGACCGCCAAGACCCTTGACGACCTGCTGGAGGCAGGAGTGGCTGGACGCCACGTCCTCGTCCGCTCCGACCTCAACGTCCCGCTGGAGGATGGCGCCGTGGCTGACGACGGCCGCATCCGTGCCTCGCTGCCGGTCATCACCGCGCTGGCCGACGCCGGCGCACGCGTGGTCGTCATGGCCCACCTCGGGCGCCCGAAGGGCACGGCGGACCCGGCCTTCTCGCTCCGGCCCGCGGCCGAGCGGATGGCCGAGCTGGCCGGTCGTGAGGTGCGCCTGGCCGCGGACGTCACGGGCGCCTCGGCCCGTGAGGAGTCGGCGAACCTGCCCGACGGAGGCATCCTCCTCCTCGAGAACGTGCGGTTCGATCCGCGCGAGACCTCCAAGGACGAGGCCGAGCGTGCCGCGCTGGCCGCGGAGATGGCGGCCCTGACCGATGGCAGCGGCTCGTCCGAGTCGGCTCAGGCGACCCAGGGCGCCTACGTGGATGACGCCTTCGGCGCCGTGCACCGACGGCACGCCTCGGTGTATGACATCGCCGGCCTGCTGCCGTCGTACCAGGGTGGCCTCGTGTTCCGTGAGCTGGACGTGCTGTCCCGCCTGACCGGAGAGCCGGACCGCCCCTACGTGGTGGTCCTCGGAGGCTCCAAGGTCTCGGACAAGCTGGCGGTGATCGACAACCTGATGGACCGCGCGGACACCCTGCTGATCGGGGGCGGGATGCTGTTCACCTTCCTCAAGGCCCAGGGCCACGAGGTCGGTGCCTCCCTGCTGGAGGAGGACCAGATCCCCGTCGTCACCGAATACCTGGCGCGCGCCGAGAAGGGCGGCTGCCGGATCGTCCTGCCCACGGACATCGTCATGGCCTCGGCCTTCGCCGCCGACGCCGAGCATGAGGTCCTGCCCGTGGAGGCCCTGACCTCCGGTGCGCACGGCGCCTCTGCCCTGGGCCTGGACATCGGCCCCGAGACGCGTGTGGCGTTCGGCGAGGAGATCCGCCGCGCCGAGACCGTGTTCTGGAACGGGCCGATGGGTGTCTTCGAGTTCGAGGCCTTCGCCCATGGCACCCGCACGGTGGCCCAGTCCCTGACCGAGTCCACCGGGCTGACCGTGGTGGGTGGCGGTGACTCGGCGGCCGCCGTCCGGGCCCTGGGCTTCGATGACGAGCAGTTCGGCCACATCTCCACCGGTGGCGGTGCCTCCCTGGAGTACCTCGAGGGCAAGTCCCTGCCGGGCATCGACGCCCTGGAGCGCTCGGCCACGGGCCACGGCATGAACCACAGCGCAGGTCCTGACGCGGCACAGGCAGGTGCCTGA
- the tpiA gene encoding triose-phosphate isomerase, with protein sequence MTSKTNGVYDRTPLIAGNWKMNLDHQQAVTLVQKLTWILTDADHDFEKVEVAVFPPFTDLRSVQILVAGDRLPLVYGAQDVSAEDSGAFTGEISAQFLSKLGCRYVLVGHSERRTLHGEDDAMANRKLTAALRHGLAPVLCVGEGLDVRQADRHVEHTLAQLRGALEGLSTEQVTDLVVAYEPVWAIGTGEVAGPDDAQQMCAALRADVASRYGEEAAEGLRLLYGGSVKSSNAASILREKDVDGLLVGGASLDEAEFASIVRFEHHLLTD encoded by the coding sequence ATGACCTCGAAGACCAACGGCGTCTATGACCGCACCCCGCTCATCGCGGGCAACTGGAAGATGAACCTGGACCACCAGCAGGCCGTCACCCTCGTGCAGAAACTGACCTGGATCCTCACGGACGCGGACCACGACTTCGAGAAGGTCGAGGTGGCGGTGTTCCCGCCCTTCACGGACCTGCGCAGTGTCCAGATCCTCGTGGCGGGGGACCGGCTGCCCCTGGTATACGGGGCTCAGGACGTCTCTGCGGAGGATTCCGGGGCCTTCACCGGCGAGATCTCGGCACAGTTCCTGTCCAAGCTAGGGTGCCGCTACGTCCTGGTCGGCCACTCCGAGCGGCGCACGCTGCACGGCGAGGACGACGCCATGGCCAACCGCAAGCTCACCGCAGCACTGCGGCACGGCCTCGCGCCCGTCCTGTGTGTGGGCGAGGGCCTGGACGTCCGGCAGGCCGACCGCCACGTGGAGCACACCCTGGCCCAGCTCCGTGGAGCGCTCGAGGGCCTGTCCACCGAGCAGGTCACCGACCTGGTGGTGGCGTACGAACCCGTGTGGGCCATCGGCACCGGCGAGGTGGCCGGCCCGGACGACGCCCAGCAGATGTGTGCCGCCCTGCGCGCCGACGTCGCCTCCCGGTATGGTGAGGAAGCCGCCGAGGGTCTCCGCCTGCTGTATGGCGGATCCGTCAAGTCCTCGAATGCGGCCTCCATCCTGCGGGAGAAGGACGTGGACGGCCTCCTCGTGGGTGGCGCCAGCCTGGACGAGGCCGAGTTTGCTAGCATAGTCAGGTTCGAGCATCACCTGCTGACTGACTGA
- the zwf gene encoding glucose-6-phosphate dehydrogenase, with product MVPEPLTGTRPANPLRDPRDRRLTRIAGPSALVLFGVTGDLARKKLLPAIYDLANRGLLPPGFSLVGFGRRDWSDEEFTAYVRASVESSARTGWNDTVWNQLRGGFRFVSGGFDDAAAYEDLHGTLADLEVSRGTAGNTVFYLSIPPDWFEEVSQQLADHGLAGRHHDAGTRPSPAQAGSSGRPWRRVVIEKPFGHDLASARELNDVIEQVFVPDAVFRIDHYLGKETVQNILALRFANRLFEPVWNSNHVDHVQITMAEDIGIGGRAGYYDGVGAARDVIQNHLLQLLALTAMEEPISFDADHLRTEKEKVLAAVEVPMDDAGLGAASARGQYTGGWQGGEKVTGFLEEEGFNPESTTETYAALKLGIRTRRWDGVPFYLRAGKRLGRRVTEIAVVLKRAPNLLFPGHGEDEFGQNTIVIRVQPDEGVTIRFASKVPGTQQEVRDVTMDFGYGHAFTEDSPEAYERLILDVLLGEPPLFPRQAEVELSWAILDPFEEYWESLAGQPEPYAPGSWGPKTADELVARDGRVWRRP from the coding sequence ATGGTGCCTGAGCCGTTGACCGGAACGCGCCCGGCCAATCCCCTGCGCGACCCCCGGGACCGGCGGCTGACCCGGATCGCCGGACCCTCCGCCCTCGTCCTGTTCGGCGTCACCGGAGACCTGGCCCGCAAGAAGCTGTTGCCGGCGATCTACGACCTCGCCAACCGGGGGCTGCTCCCGCCCGGCTTCTCCCTGGTCGGCTTCGGCCGGCGCGACTGGAGCGACGAGGAGTTCACGGCGTACGTGCGCGCATCCGTGGAGTCCTCGGCCCGGACCGGCTGGAACGACACCGTCTGGAACCAGTTGCGCGGCGGCTTCCGCTTCGTCTCCGGCGGCTTCGACGACGCCGCGGCCTACGAGGACCTCCATGGGACGCTGGCCGACCTCGAGGTCTCCCGCGGCACCGCCGGCAACACCGTGTTCTACCTGTCCATCCCGCCGGACTGGTTCGAGGAGGTCAGCCAGCAGCTCGCCGACCACGGCCTGGCCGGCCGCCACCACGACGCCGGGACGCGGCCCTCCCCCGCCCAGGCCGGTTCCTCGGGGCGTCCGTGGCGCCGGGTCGTCATCGAGAAGCCCTTCGGCCACGATCTGGCCAGCGCCCGGGAGCTCAACGATGTGATCGAGCAGGTGTTCGTCCCGGATGCCGTCTTCCGGATCGACCACTACCTCGGCAAGGAGACCGTCCAGAACATCCTGGCGCTGCGCTTCGCCAACCGCCTGTTCGAGCCCGTGTGGAACTCCAACCATGTGGACCACGTGCAGATCACCATGGCCGAGGACATCGGCATCGGCGGCCGCGCCGGCTACTACGACGGGGTGGGCGCCGCCCGCGACGTCATCCAGAACCACCTGCTGCAGCTGCTGGCCCTGACCGCCATGGAGGAGCCCATCTCCTTTGACGCGGACCATCTGCGCACCGAGAAGGAGAAGGTCCTGGCGGCCGTCGAGGTCCCCATGGACGACGCCGGCCTGGGCGCCGCCTCCGCGCGCGGCCAGTACACCGGTGGCTGGCAGGGCGGGGAGAAGGTCACCGGCTTCCTCGAGGAGGAGGGCTTCAACCCGGAGTCCACCACCGAGACCTACGCCGCCCTGAAGCTGGGGATCCGCACCCGGCGCTGGGACGGGGTCCCGTTCTACCTGCGCGCCGGCAAGCGACTGGGCCGTCGGGTCACCGAGATCGCCGTGGTGCTCAAGCGTGCCCCGAACCTGCTGTTCCCCGGACACGGTGAGGACGAGTTCGGGCAGAACACGATCGTGATCCGGGTGCAGCCGGACGAGGGGGTCACGATCCGCTTCGCCTCCAAGGTCCCCGGGACCCAGCAGGAGGTCCGGGATGTGACCATGGACTTCGGCTACGGCCATGCCTTCACCGAGGACAGCCCGGAGGCCTACGAACGGCTGATCCTCGACGTTCTGCTCGGCGAGCCGCCGCTGTTCCCCCGCCAGGCCGAGGTGGAGCTGTCCTGGGCCATCCTCGACCCGTTCGAGGAGTACTGGGAGTCCCTGGCCGGCCAGCCGGAGCCCTATGCCCCCGGCAGCTGGGGACCGAAGACCGCCGACGAGCTCGTGGCCCGTGACGGCCGCGTCTGGAGGAGGCCCTGA
- the whiA gene encoding DNA-binding protein WhiA, translating to MALTAAVKEELAHHGIKSSSERKAEVSAMLRFAGGLHIISGRIVIEAELDQAATARRLRTAIAEVYGHGSEIIVVSGGNLRKGSRYVIRVIRDGESLARQTGLLDVRGRPVRGLPPMIVNGSVADAEAVWRGAFLAHGSLTEPGRSSSLEVTCPGSEAALALVGAARRLGIAAKAREVRGVDRVVIRDGDAISALLTRMGAHDTVLVWEERRTRKEVRATANRLANFDDANLRRSAQAAVAAGARVERALDILGDEVPDHLKYAGQLRVDHKQASLDELGRLADPPMTKDAIAGRIRRLLAMADKRAIEEGLPGTDAALPSDTSEHDA from the coding sequence ATGGCGTTGACTGCGGCGGTGAAAGAGGAATTGGCCCATCACGGGATCAAGAGCTCTTCCGAACGGAAGGCCGAGGTCTCGGCCATGCTGCGCTTCGCCGGGGGACTGCACATCATCTCCGGCCGGATCGTCATCGAGGCCGAGCTGGACCAGGCCGCCACCGCCCGCCGACTCCGGACCGCCATCGCCGAGGTCTACGGCCACGGCAGCGAGATCATCGTCGTGTCCGGCGGCAATCTGCGCAAGGGCAGCCGCTACGTCATCCGGGTGATCCGTGATGGCGAATCCCTCGCCCGCCAGACCGGCCTGCTGGACGTCCGCGGCCGCCCCGTGCGTGGTCTGCCCCCCATGATCGTCAACGGTTCCGTCGCCGACGCCGAGGCCGTGTGGCGCGGAGCCTTCCTGGCGCACGGGTCCCTCACCGAACCGGGCCGGTCATCCTCCCTGGAGGTCACGTGCCCCGGCTCCGAGGCCGCCCTGGCACTGGTGGGGGCCGCCCGCCGGCTCGGCATCGCCGCCAAGGCCCGCGAGGTGCGCGGCGTGGACCGCGTGGTCATCCGTGACGGAGACGCCATCTCGGCCCTGCTGACCCGAATGGGGGCGCACGACACCGTGCTGGTGTGGGAGGAGCGCCGCACCCGCAAGGAGGTCCGCGCCACCGCCAACCGGCTGGCCAACTTCGATGACGCGAACCTGCGGCGTTCGGCCCAGGCCGCCGTCGCCGCCGGGGCACGGGTCGAACGGGCTCTGGACATCCTCGGCGACGAGGTCCCGGACCACCTCAAGTACGCCGGGCAGCTGCGCGTGGACCACAAGCAGGCGTCCCTGGACGAACTCGGACGGCTGGCCGATCCGCCCATGACCAAGGACGCCATCGCTGGCCGGATTCGCCGACTGCTCGCCATGGCGGACAAGCGGGCCATCGAGGAGGGCCTGCCCGGGACCGACGCCGCCCTGCCGTCGGACACGTCGGAACATGACGCCTGA
- the secG gene encoding preprotein translocase subunit SecG, translating into MDVLTLILQIALAAISVLLVLLILLHKGRGGGMSDMFGGGVTSSLGASGVAEKNLNRITVTLGLTWGAIVVALGLIMRFSQDF; encoded by the coding sequence GTGGACGTCCTGACCCTCATCCTGCAGATCGCCCTGGCCGCCATCAGTGTCCTGCTGGTCCTGCTGATCCTGCTGCACAAGGGCCGCGGCGGCGGTATGTCCGATATGTTCGGCGGCGGCGTGACCTCTTCACTGGGTGCTTCCGGCGTGGCCGAGAAGAACCTGAACCGCATCACCGTCACCCTGGGCCTGACCTGGGGTGCGATCGTGGTGGCCCTCGGCCTGATCATGCGGTTCTCGCAGGACTTCTAG
- the pgl gene encoding 6-phosphogluconolactonase: MTDETRLFSDRESLCRDAAGELLRILADAVRDRGAASAVLTGGGTGTGILSALSDLVSAVPGVPADLRIPDWSRVHLWWGDERFLPAGDQDRNEQQAEEALLQDLVTQHGMPAANIHRMPAADSAAAAGTVPPETPVLESIMTAAEAYASELADHARVDGGPDERLPVFDVVMLGVGPDAHVASLFPGLPGPLTRGATVIAVVDSPKPPPWRLSLTVEALHTAERLWFVVAGADKAEAVAAVRQARDGKTTDAARWPASVVSGRDDTVWWLDEAAAGQV; encoded by the coding sequence GTGACCGATGAAACCCGCCTGTTCTCCGACCGCGAGTCGCTCTGCCGTGACGCAGCCGGGGAGTTGCTCCGCATCCTCGCCGACGCCGTCCGGGACCGGGGCGCGGCCTCGGCCGTGCTGACCGGGGGTGGGACCGGCACGGGGATCCTGTCGGCGCTCTCCGATCTGGTGTCAGCGGTACCCGGCGTCCCCGCGGATCTCCGCATCCCGGACTGGTCCCGGGTGCACCTGTGGTGGGGCGATGAGCGTTTCCTTCCGGCCGGGGACCAGGACCGCAATGAGCAGCAGGCCGAGGAGGCCCTCCTGCAGGACCTGGTCACCCAGCACGGGATGCCCGCCGCGAACATTCACCGGATGCCCGCTGCTGACAGCGCTGCAGCAGCGGGGACGGTGCCGCCGGAGACGCCAGTGCTGGAGTCGATCATGACGGCGGCGGAGGCCTATGCGTCCGAGCTCGCCGACCACGCGCGCGTGGACGGGGGGCCGGACGAGCGCCTGCCGGTCTTCGATGTGGTGATGCTGGGTGTGGGACCGGATGCCCATGTCGCCAGCCTGTTCCCGGGCCTGCCCGGCCCCCTGACCCGTGGAGCGACGGTCATTGCCGTGGTCGACTCCCCCAAGCCGCCGCCGTGGCGGCTCTCACTGACTGTGGAGGCCCTCCACACGGCGGAACGGCTCTGGTTCGTGGTGGCCGGTGCGGACAAGGCCGAGGCCGTCGCAGCGGTCCGGCAGGCCCGTGACGGCAAGACCACCGACGCGGCCCGCTGGCCGGCGTCGGTGGTCTCAGGTCGGGATGACACTGTCTGGTGGCTGGACGAGGCGGCAGCCGGTCAGGTCTGA
- the gap gene encoding type I glyceraldehyde-3-phosphate dehydrogenase: MSTATRIAINGFGRIGRNALRVIEQEGHDLELVAVNDLADVEDLMYLVKYDTILGRYPHGIELVDGNLVANGRTIRVFSEKDPSKLPWDELGVDIVVECTGHFTRAEDARKHLEAGARKVVLSAPGKGVDGTFVMGVNDSTYDPAMEIISAASCTTNCLAPMAKVLHDSFGIVDGIMTTIHAYTGDQNLHDGPHPKDRRRARAAAQNMVPTSTGAAKAIGEVIPSLKGKLDGFAMRVPTITGSATDLTVELEREASIDEVNAAFQAAAQTPELQGRLVYNVDPITSSDIITSPAACTFDAPLTKSIGKTVKIIGWYDNEWGYTCQLMDLTSMVASKL; encoded by the coding sequence GTGAGTACTGCAACCAGGATCGCCATCAACGGATTCGGCCGCATCGGCCGCAACGCACTGCGTGTCATCGAGCAGGAGGGCCACGATCTCGAGCTGGTGGCCGTGAACGACCTCGCGGACGTCGAGGACCTGATGTACCTCGTGAAGTACGACACGATCCTGGGGCGCTACCCGCACGGGATCGAGCTCGTGGACGGCAACCTGGTCGCCAATGGCAGGACCATCCGCGTCTTCTCCGAGAAGGACCCGTCGAAGCTGCCCTGGGACGAGCTCGGCGTGGACATCGTCGTCGAGTGCACCGGTCACTTCACCCGGGCCGAGGACGCCCGCAAGCACCTGGAGGCCGGCGCCCGCAAGGTCGTGCTCTCGGCCCCCGGCAAGGGCGTGGACGGCACCTTCGTGATGGGCGTCAACGACTCCACCTACGACCCGGCCATGGAGATCATCTCGGCCGCCTCCTGCACCACGAACTGCCTGGCCCCCATGGCCAAGGTCCTACACGACTCCTTCGGGATCGTGGACGGCATCATGACCACCATCCACGCCTACACCGGTGACCAGAACCTGCATGATGGGCCGCACCCCAAGGACCGCCGCCGCGCCCGGGCCGCCGCCCAGAACATGGTCCCCACCTCCACCGGCGCCGCCAAGGCCATCGGCGAGGTGATCCCCTCGCTGAAGGGCAAGCTGGACGGTTTCGCCATGCGGGTGCCCACGATCACCGGCTCCGCCACGGACCTCACCGTCGAACTGGAGAGGGAGGCCTCGATCGACGAGGTCAACGCCGCCTTCCAGGCCGCAGCACAGACCCCGGAGTTGCAGGGCCGCCTGGTCTACAACGTGGACCCGATCACCTCCTCGGACATCATCACCTCGCCGGCGGCCTGCACCTTCGACGCCCCCTTGACCAAGTCGATCGGCAAGACCGTCAAGATCATCGGCTGGTATGACAATGAGTGGGGGTACACCTGCCAGTTGATGGACCTGACCTCCATGGTCGCCTCTAAGCTGTAG